In the genome of Deltaproteobacteria bacterium, one region contains:
- a CDS encoding alpha/beta fold hydrolase, protein MPVTPDFLRTPESRFEDLSRLGYPFAPNYLEIGGLRVHYLDEGPKDAKETILCLHSEPAWSFLYRKMIPTFTQAGYRVVAPDFVGFGRSDKLVHMHDYSHHLHTNTLITLVEHLDLNNVTMVVQDWGGTTGLTSVEALKKRVERLVIMNAGLPPHSNRIDTQHMNKRKLAKNLSGLLMWKAMMKAAGQRIPIGLVFAASCPNISSEAIKGYNAPFPDLRYKAGAAWWPKMVPLMQSGEVAEATLKAKAFLKNWHKPAFILFSNQCPVSSSLYDYFQALIPGVAHYKPGIIRGAGHFLQEDAGYEISHKINHFVQTT, encoded by the coding sequence ATAGGCGGTCTTCGGGTACACTACCTAGACGAAGGACCCAAAGACGCAAAAGAAACCATTTTGTGTCTCCATAGCGAGCCCGCTTGGTCTTTTTTATACCGCAAGATGATTCCCACTTTTACGCAAGCAGGTTACCGAGTGGTTGCCCCCGACTTTGTCGGCTTTGGACGTTCCGACAAGCTCGTCCATATGCACGATTACTCTCATCACCTTCACACCAATACTTTGATCACACTCGTAGAGCATCTCGATTTAAACAACGTCACGATGGTGGTCCAAGATTGGGGCGGTACCACGGGGCTCACAAGTGTAGAAGCTCTCAAGAAGCGGGTTGAGCGGCTCGTGATTATGAATGCTGGGCTTCCGCCCCACTCTAATCGAATCGATACTCAACACATGAACAAAAGAAAGCTCGCGAAAAACCTTTCAGGACTTTTGATGTGGAAAGCGATGATGAAAGCCGCTGGCCAACGTATTCCCATTGGCCTGGTGTTTGCGGCAAGTTGCCCCAACATCTCTTCTGAGGCGATTAAGGGGTACAATGCACCCTTCCCAGATCTTCGTTACAAAGCAGGTGCTGCTTGGTGGCCTAAGATGGTTCCCTTAATGCAATCAGGGGAAGTGGCTGAGGCAACCTTGAAAGCCAAAGCGTTTCTTAAAAACTGGCACAAACCTGCGTTCATTCTATTTTCGAATCAGTGTCCGGTGAGCAGTTCACTCTATGATTATTTTCAAGCTTTGATTCCAGGTGTTGCTCATTACAAGCCAGGAATCATTCGCGGTGCTGGGCATTTTTTACAAGAAGATGCAGGCTATGAAATATCTCACAAGATCAATCACTTCGTTCAAACGACATAG